The following proteins are encoded in a genomic region of Oryzias latipes chromosome 17, ASM223467v1:
- the LOC105356186 gene encoding nuclear mitotic apparatus protein 1-like, producing the protein MEPSRRRPVRKNQKNLQLSYLDSVVENESTFHFAFHSTHPKERDTFMDWDDIEEDYDYPLPSDDDEEFPETPETPHYDYSLLSKNEDEEFPEMPETPEPKRRQDWENPKPKTCPQNQTLGLKPLSFAPIVSFRPAAFFPVKPVSVLKSTQPEEIKPLGKRKQSATALDVSTSTSESTSVEKAEALQVENTALKSEGERLKELLQQKDQKLADAALKADHFEEQMSHKTELLAKAETSLSHLTEERKQLEEEKSSVLQEITQPMIAPKDEVTESKRVSKKKYVQVLRQMHDQKMQHEQEHLDLTSKFEMEKERLLNDHQLALSEGQNQLAKEREENTSLKQEMAELRKAHEEDKAATEKNFLELLSNNEKGMEQLKETITEKETIMSKFEKVSRTRIVKLLGQIDDLKMEQRKKDYLLREAARKADHLEEQMSRERQQWQEEKSSVLQEIAQLKKAQEDKDTKVTESKRVSKKKIVKLLRQMDDLKVQHEQEHLDLTSTLEMEKECILNYHQLTLTEAQNELAKEIEENNSLKQKMAELRKVHEENKAATKKNFLLQNQIEGLKRKQQQEYLELTTNFEKEKGDLQYHYAMMLETEQDQMDEEREAWNREKDSMLEKIAELEGNCEKHKAACYQTETKISELLSNNKKAIGKLKETIKEKDVVISNSKVILKEKLEQKHQQLEMVKKAHHKKNLDLGLKLHQMEEELKQERVKTNQAKLSFDLEVEESTKLRAALVQKEQQGQQQLEQERQQLEEEKSTLSQQIAHLKKVVKKKKTIIRKTQEDFQVQIHQLQQQVDELTEKTTKKSVGRRFLNLFRRSRKKD; encoded by the coding sequence ATGGAACCATCAAGACGCCGTCCTGTCCGAAAAAACCAAAAGAATTTACAACTCAGCTATTTGGATTCTGTTGTGGAGAACGAGTCCACTTTTCATTTTGCGTTTCATTCTACCCATCCTAAAGAACGAGACACTTTCATGGACTGGGATGACATTGAGGAAGACTATGATTACCCTCTCCcctctgatgatgatgaggaatTTCCTGAGACTCCAGAAACTCCTCACTATGATTATTCTCTCCTTTCTAAAAATGAGGATGAAGAATTTCCTGAGAtgccagaaactcctgaaccAAAAAGACGGCAGGATTGGGAAAACCCCAAGCCTAAAACCTGCCCGCAAAACCAAACCTTAGGGCTAAAACCCTTAAGTTTTGCTCCAATCGTCTCCTTTCGCCCAGCTGCATTCTTTCCTGTGAAGCCGGTGTCTGTCCTTAAATCCACTCAGCCTGAGGAAATCAAACCTTTGggaaagagaaaacaaagtgCAACTGCTTTGGATGTGTCAACTTCAACCTCTGAGTCGACCTCAGTGGAGAAAGCAGAAGCACTTCAAGTAGAGAACACTGCTCTAAAAAGTGAAGGAGAGCGTCTGAAGGAGCTTCTCCAGCAGAAAGACCAGAAGCTGGCTGATGCTGCTCTCAAAGCTGATCACTTTGAAGAACAGATGAGCCACAAGACAGAACTTTTAGCAAAAGCTGAAACCTCTTTGAGCCACCTGACAGAAGAAAGGAAACAATTGGAGGAAGAAAAGTCCTCTGTCTTACAAGAAATCACTCAGCCAATGATAGCGCCGAAGGACGAGGTGACGGAGTCTAAAAGAGTCTCCAAGAAAAAGTATGTCCAAGTACTCCGTCAGATGCACGACCAAAAAATGCAGCATGAGCAGGAACATTTGGACCTCACCAGCAAATTTGAAATGGAGAAAGAGCGTCTTCTAAATGACCATCAGCTGGCATTATCAGAGGGACAAAATCAGCTggctaaagaaagagaagaaaacacctCCCTCAAGCaagaaatggctgaattaaGAAAAGCTCATGAGGAGGATAAGGCTGCAACTGAAAAGAACTTTTTGGAATTGCTCTCCAATAATGAGAAGGGCATGGAACAGTTAAAAGAAACCATCACAGAAAAAGAGACCATCATGAGCAAATTTGAAAAGGTCTCCAGGACAAGGATCGTAAAACTCCTAGGTCAGATTGACGACCTGAAAATGGAGCAACGGAAGAAAGATTATTTGCTGCGGGAAGCTGCTCGGAAAGCTGATCACCTTGAAGAACAGATGAGCCGAGAAAGACAGCAATGGCAGGAAGAAAAGTCCTCTGTCTTACAAGAAATCGCTCAGCTAAAGAAAGCTCAGGAGGACAAGGACACCAAGGTGACTGAGTCTAAAAGAGTCTCCAAGAAAAAGATCGTCAAACTACTCCGTCAGATGGACGACCTAAAAGTGCAGCATGAGCAGGAACATTTGGACCTCACCAGCACATTGGAAATGGAGAAAGAGTGTATTCTAAATTACCATCAGCTGACATTAACAGAAGCACAAAATGAGCTGGCTAAAGAAATTGAAGAAAACAACTCCCTCAAgcaaaaaatggctgaattaagaAAAGTTCATGAGGAGAATAAGGCTGCAACCAAAAAGAACTTTTTGCTACAAAATCAGATTGAGGGCCTAAAAAGGAAGCAACAGCAGGAATATTTGGAGCTTACCACAAATTTTGAAAAGGAGAAAGGGGATCTTCAGTATCACTATGCTATGATGTTAGAGACAGAACAAGATCAGATGGATGAAGAAAGAGAAGCATGGAACAGGGAAAAAGACTCCATGCTGGAAAAAATAGCTGAATTAGAAGGAAATTGTGAGAAGCATAAGGCAGCATGTTACCAAACTGAAACGAAAATTTCGGAATTGCTCTCCAATAACAAGAAGGCCATaggaaaattaaaagaaaccatCAAAGAGAAAGATGTGGTCATAAGCAATTCTAAGGTCATCTTGAAGGAAAAGCTGGAGCAAAAACACCAACAGCTTGAGATGGTAAAAAAGGCCCATCACAAGAAGAATTTGGACCTCGGCTTGAAATTACACCAGATGGAAGAAGAGCTTAAACAAGAGAGGGTCAAAACAAATCAAGCCAAACTCAGCTTTGACCTGGAGGTAGAGGAGTCCACCAAATTAAGAGCTGCTTTGGTCCAGAAAGAACAGCaaggccagcagcagctggaacaaGAAAGACAacagctggaagaagaaaagtccACCCTTTCACAACAAATCGCTCACCTAAAGAAAGTAGTCAAGAAGAAAAagaccatcatcagaaaaactcaAGAGGATTTCCAGGTCCAAATTCATCAACTACAGCAGCAGGTGGATGAGCTGACAGAGaagaccacaaagaaaagtgttgGTCGGAGGTTCCTGAACCTGTTTAGAAGGTCTAGAAAGAAAGACTAA